A genome region from Setaria italica strain Yugu1 chromosome III, Setaria_italica_v2.0, whole genome shotgun sequence includes the following:
- the LOC101764975 gene encoding chaperonin CPN60-like 2, mitochondrial has protein sequence MYRAATSAISRSSSALRKHLARGGGGEPQRLWARGYAAKEVAFGVGARAAMLQGVNDLADAVKVTMGPKGRTVIIEGSYKGPKITKDGVTVAKSVEFEDSAKNVGANLVKQVAEATNKTAGDGTTCATVLTQAILTEGCKAVAAGVNVMDLRNGINKAINSITSHLKSKAWKINSPEEINQVATISANGEKEIGDLISKAMEKVGKDGVITIVDGKTLDNELEAVQGMKLSRGYISPYFVTDEKTQKCEMENPLILIHDKKISSMNSLLPVLEISIKNRRPLLIVAEDVEGEALSMLVLNKHRAGLKVCAVKAPGFGDNRRHNLDDMAVMTGGEVVSEERGLDLGKIQQQMLGTAKKVTVSLDDTIILDGGGDKKQIEERCQQLRESFETSTAMFEKEKAQERLSKLSGGVAVLKIGGASEAEVGEKKDRVTDALNAAKAAVEEGIVPGGGVALLYATKELDKISTANEDEKIGVQIIKNALKAPLMTIAANAGIDGAIVIGKLSEQDDLSLGYDASRGEYVDMIKAGIIDPVKVIRTALQDAASVSLLMTTTEAAVSELPATKARIASRMPQMGGMDF, from the exons ATGTACCGGGCGGCGACTTCGGCCATTTCCAGGTCCTCCTCGGCGCTGCGGAAGCACctcgcgcggggcggcggcggggagccgcAGCGGCTGTGGGCGCGGGGGTATGCAGCGAAGGAGGTGGCCTTCGGCgtcggcgcccgcgccgccatgCTGCAGGGCGTCAATgacctcgccgacgccgtcaAAGTGACCATGGGGCCCAAG GGGCGCACCGTGATTATCGAGGGGTCCTATAAAGGTCCTAAAATCACGAAGGATGGGGTCACTGTTGCGAAGAGCGTGGAGTTCGAGGACAGTGCGAAGAATGTTGGGGCGAACCTGGTGAAGCAAGTTGCTGAAGCTACTAACAAGACGGCAGGGGATG GTACCACTTGTGCAACTGTACTTACACAGGCAATTCTTACGGAAGGATGCAAGGCCGTCGCAGCTGGTGTCAATGTTATGGACTTGCGCAACGGTATAAACAAGGCCATAAATTCCATCACTTCTCACCTCAAAAGTAAAGCATGGAAGATTAATTCCCCAGAAGAAATAAACCAG GTAGCAACTATTTCTGCCAATGGTGAAAAGGAAATTGGAGATCTGATATCAAAGGCTATGGAAAAAGTTGGAAAGGATGGAGTCATTACTATTGTT GATGGCAAAACATTGGACAATGAGCTTGAGGCAGTACAGGGAATGAAGCTTTCCAGAGGATACATATCTCCTTACTTTGTGACTGATGAGAAGACTCAGAAATGT GAGATGGAGAACCCTCTGATTCTTATCCATGACAAGAAAATCTCAAGCATGAATTCTCTCCTTCCAGTACTAGAAATTTCTATCAAG AATCGCAGGCCTCTTCTCATTGTGGCTGAGGATGTAGAAGGAGAAGCTCTGTCTATGCTTGTACTGAACAAGCATCGCGCTGGACTCAAG GTATGTGCTGTCAAAGCTCCTGGATTTGGTGATAACAGAAGGCACAATCTGGATGATATGGCTGTGATGACTGGAGGAGAG GTTGTTAGTGAGGAACGAGGTCTTGATCTTGGCAAAATCCAACAACAAATGCTTGGAACTGCCAAAAAG GTTACTGTATCTCTCGATGACACTATCATCCTAGATGGTGGAGGTGACAAAAAGCAGATAGAGGAGAGGTGCCAACAG CTTAGAGAATCTTTTGAGACAAGCACTGCAATGTTTGAAAAAGAGAAGGCCCAAGAGCGTTTATCAAAGCTATCTGGAGGTGTTGCTGTCCTCAAG ATTGGTGGAGCTAGTGAAGCTGAAGTTGGTGAGAAAAAAGATAGGGTAACAGATGCTCTAAATGCTGCAAAGGCTGCTGTGGAGGAGGGCATTGTGCCAG GTGGTGGAGTTGCCCTTCTATATGCTACGAAGGAGCTCGACAAGATTAGCACAGCGAATGAGGATGAAAAGATTGGAGTTCAAATTATCAAGAATGCTTTGAAG GCTCCCTTGATGACCATTGCGGCAAATGCTGGCATTGATGGGGCTATAGTCATCGGGAAGCTAAGTGAACAAGATGACCTTAGTTTGGGCTATGACGCATCAAGAG GGGAGTATGTAGACATGATTAAGGCTGGAATCATCGATCCAGTGAAGGTGATTCGCACTGCACTTCAAGATGCTGCAAG TGTTTCCTTGCTGATGACAACCACAGAAGCGGCTGTTTCTGAGCTCCCAGCAACGAAGGCCAGAATAGCCAGCCGCATGCCGCAAATGGGTGGAATGGATTTTTGA